A genomic segment from Nocardia cyriacigeorgica GUH-2 encodes:
- a CDS encoding NADH-quinone oxidoreductase subunit G produces MTATVRTDTSGVMPADLVSVTIDGTTVSVPAGTLLIRAAELIGIQIPRFCDHPLLEPVGACRQCLVEVDGQRKPVASCTMAVSDGMVAHTQLSSTAAEKAQRGVMELLLINHPLDCPVCDKGGECPLQNQAMSTGSAESRFDGVKRTFPKPIPLSTAVLLDRERCVLCARCTRFSQQIAGDPFIELLDRGALQQVGTAQAAPLDSYFSGNTVQICPVGALTGTSYRFRARPFDLVSSPNVCEHCASGCAQRTDHRRGKVLRRLAGDDPQVNEEWNCDKGRWAFAYATEPDRLTTPLVRGSDGELAPAPWSQALAVAARGLAAAGPNTGVLVGGRVTMEDAYAYSKFARLVLGTNDIDMRARIHSAEEADFLAARVAGQGLTVGYDDLEAAPVVLLAGFEPEEESPIVYLRLRKAARKRGLPIYALAAYASRGVERMSATLLPTVPGAEPHVFEAIRAGGPQSRETTGATVDSIRLVELSRLLRQPGAVIMVGERLAGIPGALSAVARLADDTGAALAWVPRRAGERGAIEAGALPGLLPGGRPLCDPEARRQVHQVWGGEVPVAAGRDTAGILAAATELGALVVGGVELADLPDPAAALAAVRAAPFVVSLELRRSEVTDCADVVFPVASAMEKAGTFLTWEGRPRAFAAALGESTVCRTAAPLSDQRVLHTLAAEMGTPLGLPDATAARAELAGLGAWNGSPAPAPAHLPHPVTRPGPGTAVLAGWRQLLDAGRMQDGEPNLAGTAHPAVLRLSAATAAEIGAADGEPVTVATEHGALTLPLVITEMPDRVVWVPLHAPGHPVHAALATHPGGVVQLRRAGLTMEVEGDD; encoded by the coding sequence ATGACCGCGACCGTGCGCACCGATACCAGCGGCGTGATGCCCGCCGACCTCGTCAGCGTCACCATCGACGGCACCACCGTCAGCGTGCCGGCGGGCACCCTGCTCATCCGGGCCGCCGAACTGATCGGCATCCAGATCCCCCGCTTCTGCGATCATCCGCTGCTCGAACCGGTGGGCGCGTGCCGTCAATGCCTGGTGGAGGTCGACGGCCAGCGCAAGCCGGTGGCCTCGTGCACCATGGCGGTCTCCGACGGCATGGTCGCGCACACCCAGCTCAGCTCCACCGCGGCGGAGAAGGCTCAGCGCGGGGTGATGGAGCTGCTGCTGATCAACCATCCGCTGGACTGCCCGGTCTGCGACAAGGGCGGGGAATGCCCGCTGCAGAACCAGGCGATGTCCACCGGCTCGGCCGAATCGCGGTTCGACGGCGTCAAACGCACCTTCCCCAAGCCGATCCCGCTGTCCACGGCGGTGCTGCTGGACCGGGAACGGTGTGTGCTGTGCGCGCGCTGCACCCGCTTCTCCCAGCAGATCGCCGGCGATCCGTTCATCGAACTGCTCGATCGTGGCGCCCTGCAGCAGGTGGGTACCGCGCAGGCCGCACCGCTGGATTCGTACTTCTCCGGCAATACCGTGCAGATCTGCCCGGTCGGCGCGCTCACCGGCACCAGTTACCGGTTCCGGGCCCGCCCGTTCGACCTGGTGTCGAGCCCGAATGTGTGCGAGCACTGTGCCTCCGGATGCGCGCAGCGCACCGATCACCGGCGCGGCAAGGTGCTGCGCCGCCTCGCCGGTGACGACCCGCAGGTCAACGAGGAATGGAACTGCGACAAGGGCCGCTGGGCCTTCGCCTACGCCACCGAGCCCGACCGGTTGACCACGCCGCTGGTGCGCGGATCCGACGGCGAGCTCGCACCGGCGCCGTGGTCACAGGCGCTGGCGGTGGCCGCGCGCGGGCTGGCGGCGGCGGGCCCGAACACCGGTGTGCTGGTGGGCGGGCGGGTCACCATGGAAGACGCCTACGCCTACAGCAAGTTCGCGCGGCTGGTGCTGGGCACCAACGACATCGATATGCGCGCGCGGATCCATTCGGCCGAAGAAGCCGACTTCCTGGCCGCGCGGGTGGCCGGACAGGGTCTGACCGTCGGCTACGACGATCTCGAAGCCGCACCGGTGGTGCTGCTGGCCGGGTTCGAGCCGGAGGAAGAGTCGCCCATCGTCTATCTGCGGCTGCGCAAGGCCGCCCGCAAGCGGGGCCTGCCGATCTACGCGCTGGCCGCGTACGCCTCCCGCGGGGTCGAGCGCATGTCGGCGACCTTGCTGCCCACCGTCCCCGGTGCCGAACCGCACGTGTTCGAGGCGATCCGCGCCGGCGGCCCGCAATCACGCGAAACCACCGGCGCCACCGTCGATTCCATTCGTCTGGTCGAGCTGTCCCGGCTGTTGCGGCAGCCCGGGGCGGTCATCATGGTGGGTGAGCGACTGGCCGGAATTCCCGGTGCGCTGTCGGCGGTCGCGCGACTGGCCGACGACACCGGCGCCGCGCTGGCGTGGGTACCGCGGCGGGCCGGCGAACGCGGCGCGATCGAAGCCGGCGCGCTGCCGGGACTGCTGCCGGGTGGGCGCCCGCTGTGCGATCCGGAGGCCAGACGTCAGGTGCACCAGGTCTGGGGTGGTGAGGTTCCGGTGGCCGCCGGCCGCGATACGGCCGGGATCCTGGCTGCGGCAACCGAACTCGGAGCCCTGGTGGTCGGTGGTGTCGAGCTCGCCGATCTGCCGGATCCGGCGGCCGCGCTGGCCGCGGTCCGGGCGGCACCGTTCGTGGTCAGCCTGGAACTGCGCCGCAGCGAGGTCACCGACTGCGCCGATGTGGTGTTCCCGGTGGCCTCGGCCATGGAGAAGGCGGGAACCTTCCTGACCTGGGAGGGTAGGCCGCGCGCCTTCGCGGCCGCGCTCGGCGAATCCACCGTCTGCCGCACGGCGGCGCCGCTGTCGGATCAGCGGGTGCTGCACACCCTGGCCGCCGAGATGGGCACGCCCCTCGGGCTGCCCGATGCCACCGCCGCCCGCGCCGAACTCGCCGGACTCGGCGCCTGGAACGGCTCGCCCGCCCCGGCGCCGGCGCATCTGCCGCATCCGGTCACCCGCCCGGGTCCGGGCACCGCGGTCCTGGCCGGATGGCGGCAGCTGCTCGACGCCGGGCGCATGCAGGACGGTGAACCGAACCTCGCCGGCACCGCACACCCGGCGGTGTTGCGCCTGTCGGCGGCCACCGCGGCCGAGATCGGCGCCGCCGACGGTGAACCGGTCACCGTCGCCACCGAACACGGCGCGCTCACCTTGCCCCTGGTGATCACCGAGATGCCCGACCGCGTGGTGTGGGTGCCGCTGCACGCACCGGGCCATCCGGTGCACGCCGCGCTCGCGACGCACCCGGGTGGCGTGGTCCAGCTGCGGCGGGCCGGGCTGACGATGGAGGTCGAAGGCGATGACTGA